The genomic interval tgtgttattcatgtgttattcatgtgttatgcatgttattcatgtgttattcatgtgttattcatgtgttattcatgcgTTACTCATGTGTTACTCATGTGTTACTCATgcgttattcatgtgttattcatgtgttattcatgtgttattcatgtgttatgcatgttattcatgtgttattcatgtgttactCATGCGTTACTCATGCGTTACTCATGCGTTATTCATGCGTTACTCATGCGTTATTCATGCGTTACTCATGCGTTATTCATGCTTTATGCATGCGTTATGCATGCGTTACTCATGTGTTactcatgtgttattcatgtgttagtCATGCGTTATGCATGTGTTATGCGTGCGTTATTCGTGCGTTATGCGTGCGTTATGCGTGCGATATTCATGTGTTATTGCGTCTAAATTAACTGAATGTCAACCGAAGCTTCTTTAAAGTCtcgtttttattttaatagaaaCTGTTTTTGATGTTGTTCAGCAAGAAAAGCTcctaaaaacagacaaacaggaagtaacaTCAAAACATCAGTTTGTAAAACATCAGTTTATTACGTCATTAGGATAAAAAGAGAATTGGACACAGACGAGgctaaaaacagaaagaaaacaggaagtaacatgagtttatggtcacatgagtttaaaataatatcagGATGGAAACCGAATGAAACATGAAGTAAAAGGAGACGAGGCTAAAGACAGAGGCTCCTTTCAAACTGtctcacatgatcttcatcacttcatcacagCGTTAATCAACTCTATTTATACATCACATCAGATGTGTTTCTGCATCACAACATGGGTAACAatctctgacctctgacctctgacctttgtcCTCACGGAACAAACAGACCATATggagctgattccagctgatcAAAGTCCAGCAgacaaacagcacaaacagttTGTGAAGGACTCACGATACTCAGACGCTCTGCACCAAACTCCATTAGAGAGATCACCACTTTATTTCAGAGGTAAAGCATTAAAACTAGGAAACAGTGAAGAGATGGATGAATAGTCAACTTCTATTTAGAACACCTTTAAACACAAAACttctttcataaaaataataacttttcatCTCATCTCTGATTTAACAAACAGGACTGAGCGTCAGACCGACAGAAGTAACTCAGTAAACAAAAGCTaaagtttgtctgtttttgagGAAACTATAAGGAGAGAGTCGTTCtgcagaaaacagagaaatataCGATTTATGAATGAAGTTCTGACTGGGCCTCGCCGTGCCCCACGCCACCCTCTGAACTTCACCCTGCATCCTCCATCAGACCAGGCGTGTGTCAGCAGGGCAGTAAAGGGCAGTAAAGGGCAGTAAAGGGCAGTAAAGGGCAGTAAAGGGCAGTAAAGGGCAGTAAAGGGCAGTAAAGGGCAGTAAAGGGCAGTAAAGGTCAGTAAAGGGCAGTAAAGGGCAGTAAAGGGCAGTAAAGGGCAGTAAAGGTCAGTAAAGGGCAGTAAAGGGCAGTAAAGGGCAGTAAAGGGCAGTAAAGGGCAGTAAAGGGCAGCAAAGGTCAGTAAAGGGCAGTAAAGGGCAGTAAAGGGCAGTAAAGGGCAGTAAAGGTCAGTAAAGGTCAGTAAAGGGCAGTAAAGGGCAGTAAAGGGCAGTAAAGGTCAGTAAAGGTCAGTAAAGGGCAGTAAAGGGCAGTAAAGGGCAGTAAAGGGCAGTAAAGGGCAGTAAAGGGCAGTAAAGGTCAGTAAAGGGCAGTAAAGGGCAGTAAAGGGCAGCAAAGGGCAGTAAAGGGCAGCAAAGGGCAGTAAAGGGCAGTAAAGGGCAGTAAAGGGCAGTAAAGGTCAGTAAGGGGCAGTAAAGGGCAGTAAAGGGCAGTAAAGGTCAGTAAGGGGCAGCAAAGGGCAGTGAGAGAAGCTGAgtcactctgtgtgtctgtgaactTTAAACGGTCACGTTTCTGGGTGGAGTTCTGAACGAAGCTCCACTAACAGAGTTCATCCTGGTCGAGGTTTGAGAATCGTATCATGTGACTGATGAGGTCACTTCCCTTATACACCAAACTTCATGTGACTGAAGTCCTGCTGAGTCATGATCCAGATCCAGATGTGTTTGAGGACACAGTTAGAGGGTGGGAATTTACAGCATTATAAAGTCTCCTATaataaacacagtgtgtgtgtgtgtgtgtgtgtgtgtgtgtgtgtgtgtgtgtgtgtgtgtgtgtgtgtgtgtcgtgtgtgtgtgtgtgtgtgtgtgtgtcgtgtgtgtgtgtctgtgtgtgtgtgtgtgtgtgtgtgtcgtgtgtgtgtgtgtctctctctgtgtgtgtgtgtgtgtgtgtgtgtgtgtgtgtgtgtgtgtctctctctctctgtgtgtgtgtgtgtgtgtgtgtgtctctctctctctgtgtgtgtgtgtgtgtgtgtgtgtgtgtgtgtgtgtgtgtgtgagacagaccatgctgtgtgttctggtgtgtgtgttgtgtctctcCGGTCTCGTCCACTGCGGTCCGTCTGTCCTGAGACGCTCTGATAAACTGCACCAGAACCTGGACCCTGAAGTGCACATGAACATCGTGAGTATTTAGTTTgcatttactgaagtactgtgCTGTATTTGTACTTTAGTATTGTATACTTctcctccactacatctcagagtacatgttgtacttttatctgacagcttcaGTTTCTTTATGATGAACTCATGAGCCTCCTGTGGCCTCGGGCTGCTTTCAGCCCACAGTGCTGTCTCACAGGCACACGCCCATCACACCGTtaactgtgttttaaacaacaCGTGTTTCAGTCAAAATGAAGTGGATGTTTTAGTTTAGACATTTCTTCATCTTGTTGTGTACAGTTACCATGGTTACCGTGGTACTGTTTATACTCTAAAGTAACACAACAGAGAGACTAAGGTgtcatttatacttttatatatgtgtgtttctgtgtgtgtgttctgtgttgtgtgtgtgtgtgttctgtgtgtgtgtgtgtttctgtgtgtgtgtgtgtgtgtgtttctgtgtgtgtgtgtgtgtgtgtgtgtttctgtgtgtgtgtgtgtgtgtttctgtgtgtgtgtgtttctgtgtgtgtgtgtgtgtgtgtttctgtgtgtgtgtgtgtgtgtgtgtttctgtgtgtgtgtgtttgtgtgtgtgtgtgtatttctgtgtgtgtgtttctgtgtgtgtgtgtttctgtgtgtgtgtttctgtgtgtgtgtttctgtgtgtgtgtgtgtgtgtgtgtgtgttgtgtgtgtgtgttctgtgtgtgtgtgtgtgtgtgtgtgtgtgtacacagacGGAGATCATCCGCTGGTGGGGTTACCCTGCAGAGGAACACGAGGTTGTGACGGAGGACGGGTACATCCTGATGGTCAACAGGATCCCACAGGGAATCAAACACACGTCAGGTgagtctttgtctctctgtgagGACGCGTCCTCCTCCGATCACGTTTCACTGAACCTTCACTGTGACGGGTCCACAGGGTTTAAAGGGACCCGAGGTCCGAGGCCGGCCGTCTTCCTCCAGCACGGCCTGCTGGCCGCCGGCAGCAACTGGATCACCAACCTGCCAGACTCCAGTCTGGGCTTCGTGCTCGCCGACGCCGGCTACGACGTCTGGATCGGAAACAGCCGAGGAAACACCTGGTCCAGGAAACACCAGAGCCTCACACCGGACCACGAGGACTTCTGGAGCTTCAGGTACAAACACCTGAGACGTCACATCAGCTGTTTCTAGGAATGTAAAGAATCTATGTgtgtaattaatattaatatatataaattatatatatatatatatatatatatatatatattatatatatatatatatatataatgattatacttgtgtgtgtgtagctatGATGAGATGGCTCTGAAGGATCTACCAGCTGTTGTAAACCACATCCTGAAGGTGACGGGTCAGGACCAGATCTACTACATCGGACACTCTCAGGGAACTACTttaggtaacacacacacacacacacacacacacacacacttaaacacacacacacacacttaaacacacacacacacacacacacacacacacacacacacacacacacacacacacacacttaaacacacacaaaaaaaggaatattttaaaaattgtatGAACCGTCTGAATActcgttttattttgaaagtcaaaTGTTTGAGCTGGAATGTTTCCTGAGACTTTGAGATTAAACCTCCAGAACGATAATTACAGTGTCTTGTTTAACTTCAGTCTGATGTCCGTTGTCTGCCTCTTTTTCCCAGCATTCATAGCGTTCTCTACGCTGCCAGAACTGGCCAGTAAGATCAAGTTGTTCTTCGGTTTGGCTCCCGTAGCAACCATCAGTTTCTCCGCCAGCGCGATGACCAAACTGTCCGTCCTGCCCGACTTCCTCATCTGGGTAACGAGCTCTTATCACCTGACCTGCTAACGAGCTCTTATCACCTGACCTACTCATTTATTTGTACATGATGCCGTTGACAGgttcattgattgattgactaaTTGATTTTCTTCACTCAGGACCTGTTTGGTAGGCGGGACTTCCTGCCTCAGAGTCACATGATCAAGTGGTTTGCAGAGAACGTTTGTGCGAAGCAGCTGCTCAGTGAGTTGTGTGGGAACCTGTTCTTCGTTCTCTGCGGCTTCGATGAGAAAAACCTCAACATGGT from Anoplopoma fimbria isolate UVic2021 breed Golden Eagle Sablefish chromosome 5, Afim_UVic_2022, whole genome shotgun sequence carries:
- the lipf gene encoding gastric triacylglycerol lipase → MLCVLVCVLCLSGLVHCGPSVLRRSDKLHQNLDPEVHMNITEIIRWWGYPAEEHEVVTEDGYILMVNRIPQGIKHTSGFKGTRGPRPAVFLQHGLLAAGSNWITNLPDSSLGFVLADAGYDVWIGNSRGNTWSRKHQSLTPDHEDFWSFSYDEMALKDLPAVVNHILKVTGQDQIYYIGHSQGTTLAFIAFSTLPELASKIKLFFGLAPVATISFSASAMTKLSVLPDFLIWDLFGRRDFLPQSHMIKWFAENVCAKQLLSELCGNLFFVLCGFDEKNLNMTRTPVYTEHCPAGTSVQNMIHWAQAVHGGKLSAFDFGAAGNMKHYNQSTPPQYHVQDMKVPTALFSGGQDTLADPKDVAVLLTQVPNLVFHENIDHWDHLDFIWGLDAPEQMFPSILKLLQKYQ